In Canis aureus isolate CA01 chromosome 12, VMU_Caureus_v.1.0, whole genome shotgun sequence, a genomic segment contains:
- the APH1A gene encoding gamma-secretase subunit APH-1A, producing MGAAVFFGCTFVAFGPAFALFLITVAGDPLRVIILVAGAFFWLVSLLLASVVWFILVHVTDRSDARLQYGLLIFGAAVSVLLQEVFRFAYYKLLKKADEGLASLSEDGRSPISIRQMAYVSGLSFGIISGVFSVINILADALGPGVVGIHGDSPYYFLTSAFLTAAIILLHTFWGVVFFDACERRRYWALGLVVGSHLLTSGLTFLNPWYEASLLPIYAVTVSMGLWAFITAGGSFRSIQRSLSCRRQEDSRVMVYSALRIPPED from the exons ATGGGGGCCGCAGTGTTTTTCGGATGCACTTTCGTCGCTTTCGGCCCGGCCTTTGCGCTTTTCTTGATCACTGTGGCTGGGGACCCTCTTCGCGTCATCATCTTGGTTGCGGG GGCATTTTTCTGGCTGGTCTCCTTGCTCTTGGCCTCTGTGGTCTGGTTCATCTTGGTCCATGTGACCGACCGGTCAGATGCCCGCCTCCAGTATGGCCTCCTGATTTTTGGTGCTGCGGTCTCTGTCCTTCTACAGGAGGTGTTCCGCTTTGCCTACTACAAGCTGCTTAA gaaGGCAGATGAGGGGTTAGCATCGCTGAGTGAGGACGGAAGATCACCCATCTCCATCCGCCAGATGGCCTATG TTTCTGGTCTTTCCTTCGGTATCATCAGTGGTGTCTTCTCTGTTATCAATATTTTGGCTGATGCACTTGGGCCAGGTGTGGTTGGCATCCACGGAGACTCACCCTATTACTTCCTGACTTCAG CCTTTCTGACAGCAGCCATTATCCTGCTCCATACCTTTTGGGGAGTTGTGTTCTTTGATGCCTGTGAAAGGAGACGGTACTGGGCTTTGGGCCTGGTGGTTGGGAGTCACCTACTGACATCAGGACTG ACATTCCTGAACCCCTGGTATGAGGCCAGCTTGCTGCCCATCTATGCAGTCACTGTTTCCATGGGGCTCTGGGCCTTCATCACAGCTGGAGGTTCCTTCCGAAGTATCCAACGCAGCCTCTCGT GCCGACGGCAGGAGGACAGTCGGGTGATGGTGTATTCTGCCCTGCGCATCCCACCCGAGGACTGA
- the CA14 gene encoding carbonic anhydrase 14 isoform X3, with the protein MKLHTPVPLVPKLPVPASSGDTMLFFSLLLEVIWILAAEGGPHGQDHWPASHPECGSNAQSPIDIQTDSVTFDPELPALQLQGYDQPGTEPLDLHNNGHTVQLSLPPTMYLEGLPRKYVAAQLHLHWGETGSLRGSEHQINGEATAAELHIVHYDSDSYDSLGEAAPKPQGLAVLGILIEVGEAKNPVYEHILSHLHEIRHKDQKTSVPPFNVGELLPPQLNQFFRYNGSLTTPPCYQSVLWTVFNRRAQISMGQVSGGELEELQETLFSTEEEPSKLLVRNYRAPQPLNQRTVFASFIQVGSLYTTGEMLSLGVGILVGCLCLLLAVYFIARKIRKKRLGNRKTVVFTSARTTEA; encoded by the exons ATGAAGCTGCACACTCCAG TCCCTCTAGTCCCCAAACTCCCAGTACCTGCTTCTTCCGGGGATACCATGCTGTTCTTCAGTCTCCTGCTGGAGGTGATTTGGATCCTGGCTGCAGAAGGGG GCCCACACGGTCAAGACCACTGGCCAGCCTCTCACCCGGAGTGTGGCAGCAATGCCCAATCCCCCATCGATATCCAGACAGACAGTGTGACCTTTGACCCCGAGTTGCCTGCTCTGCAGCTCCAAGGATACGACCAGCCTGGCACTGAGCCTTTGGACCTGCACAATAATGGCCATACAG TACAACTCTCTCTGCCCCCTACCATGTATCTGGAGGGACTTCCCCGAAAATATGTAGCTGCCCAGCTTCACCTACACTGGGGTGAGACAGGATCCCTGAGGGGATCAGAGCACCAGATCAACGGTGAAGCCACAGCGGCTGAG CTCCACATTGTACATTATGATTCTGACTCCTATGACAGCTTGGGCGAGGCTGCTCCAAAGCCGCAGGGCCTGGCTGTCTTGGGCATCCTCATTGAG GTGGGTGAGGCTAAGAATCCAGTTTATGAACATATTCTGAGTCACCTCCATGAAATCAGGCATAAAG ATCAGAAGACTTCAGTGCCTCCCTTCAATGTGGGAGAGCTGCTCCCCCCACAGCTGAACCAGTTCTTCCGCTACAATGGCTCGCTCACCACACCCCCCTGCTACCAGAGTGTGCTCTGGACAGTCTTCAATCGAAGGGCTCAGATTTCCATGGGACAGGTGAGCGGTGGAGAG CTGGAAGAGCTTCAGGAAACGCTGTTTTCCACAGAAGAAGAGCCCTCTAAGCTACTGGTACGGAACTACCGAGCCCCCCAGCCTCTCAATCAGCGAACAGTCTTTGCTTCTTTCATCCAAG TGGGATCCTTGTATACTACAG GCGAAATGCTGAGTCTGGGAGTGGGAATCTTGGTTGGCTGTCTCTGCCTTCTGTTGGCTGTTTATTTCATCGCCAGGAAGATTCG GAAGAAGAGGCTAGGAAACCGGAAAACCGTGGTCTTCACCTCAGCACGAACCACAGAGGCATAG
- the CA14 gene encoding carbonic anhydrase 14 isoform X6, giving the protein MKLHTPVPLVPKLPVPASSGDTMLFFSLLLEVIWILAAEGVQLSLPPTMYLEGLPRKYVAAQLHLHWGETGSLRGSEHQINGEATAAELHIVHYDSDSYDSLGEAAPKPQGLAVLGILIEVGEAKNPVYEHILSHLHEIRHKDQKTSVPPFNVGELLPPQLNQFFRYNGSLTTPPCYQSVLWTVFNRRAQISMGQVSGGELEELQETLFSTEEEPSKLLVRNYRAPQPLNQRTVFASFIQVGSLYTTGEMLSLGVGILVGCLCLLLAVYFIARKIRKKRLGNRKTVVFTSARTTEA; this is encoded by the exons ATGAAGCTGCACACTCCAG TCCCTCTAGTCCCCAAACTCCCAGTACCTGCTTCTTCCGGGGATACCATGCTGTTCTTCAGTCTCCTGCTGGAGGTGATTTGGATCCTGGCTGCAGAAGGGG TACAACTCTCTCTGCCCCCTACCATGTATCTGGAGGGACTTCCCCGAAAATATGTAGCTGCCCAGCTTCACCTACACTGGGGTGAGACAGGATCCCTGAGGGGATCAGAGCACCAGATCAACGGTGAAGCCACAGCGGCTGAG CTCCACATTGTACATTATGATTCTGACTCCTATGACAGCTTGGGCGAGGCTGCTCCAAAGCCGCAGGGCCTGGCTGTCTTGGGCATCCTCATTGAG GTGGGTGAGGCTAAGAATCCAGTTTATGAACATATTCTGAGTCACCTCCATGAAATCAGGCATAAAG ATCAGAAGACTTCAGTGCCTCCCTTCAATGTGGGAGAGCTGCTCCCCCCACAGCTGAACCAGTTCTTCCGCTACAATGGCTCGCTCACCACACCCCCCTGCTACCAGAGTGTGCTCTGGACAGTCTTCAATCGAAGGGCTCAGATTTCCATGGGACAGGTGAGCGGTGGAGAG CTGGAAGAGCTTCAGGAAACGCTGTTTTCCACAGAAGAAGAGCCCTCTAAGCTACTGGTACGGAACTACCGAGCCCCCCAGCCTCTCAATCAGCGAACAGTCTTTGCTTCTTTCATCCAAG TGGGATCCTTGTATACTACAG GCGAAATGCTGAGTCTGGGAGTGGGAATCTTGGTTGGCTGTCTCTGCCTTCTGTTGGCTGTTTATTTCATCGCCAGGAAGATTCG GAAGAAGAGGCTAGGAAACCGGAAAACCGTGGTCTTCACCTCAGCACGAACCACAGAGGCATAG
- the CA14 gene encoding carbonic anhydrase 14 isoform X5 — protein MLFFSLLLEVIWILAAEGGPHGQDHWPASHPECGSNAQSPIDIQTDSVTFDPELPALQLQGYDQPGTEPLDLHNNGHTVQLSLPPTMYLEGLPRKYVAAQLHLHWGETGSLRGSEHQINGEATAAELHIVHYDSDSYDSLGEAAPKPQGLAVLGILIEVGEAKNPVYEHILSHLHEIRHKDQKTSVPPFNVGELLPPQLNQFFRYNGSLTTPPCYQSVLWTVFNRRAQISMGQVSGGELEELQETLFSTEEEPSKLLVRNYRAPQPLNQRTVFASFIQVGSLYTTGEMLSLGVGILVGCLCLLLAVYFIARKIRKKRLGNRKTVVFTSARTTEA, from the exons ATGCTGTTCTTCAGTCTCCTGCTGGAGGTGATTTGGATCCTGGCTGCAGAAGGGG GCCCACACGGTCAAGACCACTGGCCAGCCTCTCACCCGGAGTGTGGCAGCAATGCCCAATCCCCCATCGATATCCAGACAGACAGTGTGACCTTTGACCCCGAGTTGCCTGCTCTGCAGCTCCAAGGATACGACCAGCCTGGCACTGAGCCTTTGGACCTGCACAATAATGGCCATACAG TACAACTCTCTCTGCCCCCTACCATGTATCTGGAGGGACTTCCCCGAAAATATGTAGCTGCCCAGCTTCACCTACACTGGGGTGAGACAGGATCCCTGAGGGGATCAGAGCACCAGATCAACGGTGAAGCCACAGCGGCTGAG CTCCACATTGTACATTATGATTCTGACTCCTATGACAGCTTGGGCGAGGCTGCTCCAAAGCCGCAGGGCCTGGCTGTCTTGGGCATCCTCATTGAG GTGGGTGAGGCTAAGAATCCAGTTTATGAACATATTCTGAGTCACCTCCATGAAATCAGGCATAAAG ATCAGAAGACTTCAGTGCCTCCCTTCAATGTGGGAGAGCTGCTCCCCCCACAGCTGAACCAGTTCTTCCGCTACAATGGCTCGCTCACCACACCCCCCTGCTACCAGAGTGTGCTCTGGACAGTCTTCAATCGAAGGGCTCAGATTTCCATGGGACAGGTGAGCGGTGGAGAG CTGGAAGAGCTTCAGGAAACGCTGTTTTCCACAGAAGAAGAGCCCTCTAAGCTACTGGTACGGAACTACCGAGCCCCCCAGCCTCTCAATCAGCGAACAGTCTTTGCTTCTTTCATCCAAG TGGGATCCTTGTATACTACAG GCGAAATGCTGAGTCTGGGAGTGGGAATCTTGGTTGGCTGTCTCTGCCTTCTGTTGGCTGTTTATTTCATCGCCAGGAAGATTCG GAAGAAGAGGCTAGGAAACCGGAAAACCGTGGTCTTCACCTCAGCACGAACCACAGAGGCATAG
- the CA14 gene encoding carbonic anhydrase 14 isoform X1 yields the protein MKLHTPVPLVPKLPVPASSGDTMLFFSLLLEVIWILAAEGGRQHWTYVGPHGQDHWPASHPECGSNAQSPIDIQTDSVTFDPELPALQLQGYDQPGTEPLDLHNNGHTVQLSLPPTMYLEGLPRKYVAAQLHLHWGETGSLRGSEHQINGEATAAELHIVHYDSDSYDSLGEAAPKPQGLAVLGILIEVGEAKNPVYEHILSHLHEIRHKDQKTSVPPFNVGELLPPQLNQFFRYNGSLTTPPCYQSVLWTVFNRRAQISMGQVSGGELEELQETLFSTEEEPSKLLVRNYRAPQPLNQRTVFASFIQVGSLYTTGEMLSLGVGILVGCLCLLLAVYFIARKIRKKRLGNRKTVVFTSARTTEA from the exons ATGAAGCTGCACACTCCAG TCCCTCTAGTCCCCAAACTCCCAGTACCTGCTTCTTCCGGGGATACCATGCTGTTCTTCAGTCTCCTGCTGGAGGTGATTTGGATCCTGGCTGCAGAAGGGG GTCGGCAGCACTGGACGTACGTGG GCCCACACGGTCAAGACCACTGGCCAGCCTCTCACCCGGAGTGTGGCAGCAATGCCCAATCCCCCATCGATATCCAGACAGACAGTGTGACCTTTGACCCCGAGTTGCCTGCTCTGCAGCTCCAAGGATACGACCAGCCTGGCACTGAGCCTTTGGACCTGCACAATAATGGCCATACAG TACAACTCTCTCTGCCCCCTACCATGTATCTGGAGGGACTTCCCCGAAAATATGTAGCTGCCCAGCTTCACCTACACTGGGGTGAGACAGGATCCCTGAGGGGATCAGAGCACCAGATCAACGGTGAAGCCACAGCGGCTGAG CTCCACATTGTACATTATGATTCTGACTCCTATGACAGCTTGGGCGAGGCTGCTCCAAAGCCGCAGGGCCTGGCTGTCTTGGGCATCCTCATTGAG GTGGGTGAGGCTAAGAATCCAGTTTATGAACATATTCTGAGTCACCTCCATGAAATCAGGCATAAAG ATCAGAAGACTTCAGTGCCTCCCTTCAATGTGGGAGAGCTGCTCCCCCCACAGCTGAACCAGTTCTTCCGCTACAATGGCTCGCTCACCACACCCCCCTGCTACCAGAGTGTGCTCTGGACAGTCTTCAATCGAAGGGCTCAGATTTCCATGGGACAGGTGAGCGGTGGAGAG CTGGAAGAGCTTCAGGAAACGCTGTTTTCCACAGAAGAAGAGCCCTCTAAGCTACTGGTACGGAACTACCGAGCCCCCCAGCCTCTCAATCAGCGAACAGTCTTTGCTTCTTTCATCCAAG TGGGATCCTTGTATACTACAG GCGAAATGCTGAGTCTGGGAGTGGGAATCTTGGTTGGCTGTCTCTGCCTTCTGTTGGCTGTTTATTTCATCGCCAGGAAGATTCG GAAGAAGAGGCTAGGAAACCGGAAAACCGTGGTCTTCACCTCAGCACGAACCACAGAGGCATAG
- the CA14 gene encoding carbonic anhydrase 14 isoform X4, with protein sequence MLFFSLLLEVIWILAAEGGRQHWTYVGPHGQDHWPASHPECGSNAQSPIDIQTDSVTFDPELPALQLQGYDQPGTEPLDLHNNGHTVQLSLPPTMYLEGLPRKYVAAQLHLHWGETGSLRGSEHQINGEATAAELHIVHYDSDSYDSLGEAAPKPQGLAVLGILIEVGEAKNPVYEHILSHLHEIRHKDQKTSVPPFNVGELLPPQLNQFFRYNGSLTTPPCYQSVLWTVFNRRAQISMGQVSGGELEELQETLFSTEEEPSKLLVRNYRAPQPLNQRTVFASFIQVGSLYTTGEMLSLGVGILVGCLCLLLAVYFIARKIRKKRLGNRKTVVFTSARTTEA encoded by the exons ATGCTGTTCTTCAGTCTCCTGCTGGAGGTGATTTGGATCCTGGCTGCAGAAGGGG GTCGGCAGCACTGGACGTACGTGG GCCCACACGGTCAAGACCACTGGCCAGCCTCTCACCCGGAGTGTGGCAGCAATGCCCAATCCCCCATCGATATCCAGACAGACAGTGTGACCTTTGACCCCGAGTTGCCTGCTCTGCAGCTCCAAGGATACGACCAGCCTGGCACTGAGCCTTTGGACCTGCACAATAATGGCCATACAG TACAACTCTCTCTGCCCCCTACCATGTATCTGGAGGGACTTCCCCGAAAATATGTAGCTGCCCAGCTTCACCTACACTGGGGTGAGACAGGATCCCTGAGGGGATCAGAGCACCAGATCAACGGTGAAGCCACAGCGGCTGAG CTCCACATTGTACATTATGATTCTGACTCCTATGACAGCTTGGGCGAGGCTGCTCCAAAGCCGCAGGGCCTGGCTGTCTTGGGCATCCTCATTGAG GTGGGTGAGGCTAAGAATCCAGTTTATGAACATATTCTGAGTCACCTCCATGAAATCAGGCATAAAG ATCAGAAGACTTCAGTGCCTCCCTTCAATGTGGGAGAGCTGCTCCCCCCACAGCTGAACCAGTTCTTCCGCTACAATGGCTCGCTCACCACACCCCCCTGCTACCAGAGTGTGCTCTGGACAGTCTTCAATCGAAGGGCTCAGATTTCCATGGGACAGGTGAGCGGTGGAGAG CTGGAAGAGCTTCAGGAAACGCTGTTTTCCACAGAAGAAGAGCCCTCTAAGCTACTGGTACGGAACTACCGAGCCCCCCAGCCTCTCAATCAGCGAACAGTCTTTGCTTCTTTCATCCAAG TGGGATCCTTGTATACTACAG GCGAAATGCTGAGTCTGGGAGTGGGAATCTTGGTTGGCTGTCTCTGCCTTCTGTTGGCTGTTTATTTCATCGCCAGGAAGATTCG GAAGAAGAGGCTAGGAAACCGGAAAACCGTGGTCTTCACCTCAGCACGAACCACAGAGGCATAG
- the CA14 gene encoding carbonic anhydrase 14 isoform X2, producing MKLHTPVPLVPKLPVPASSGDTMLFFSLLLEVIWILAAEGGRQHWTYVGPHGQDHWPASHPECGSNAQSPIDIQTDSVTFDPELPALQLQGYDQPGTEPLDLHNNGHTVQLSLPPTMYLEGLPRKYVAAQLHLHWGETGSLRGSEHQINGEATAAELHIVHYDSDSYDSLGEAAPKPQGLAVLGILIEVGEAKNPVYEHILSHLHEIRHKDQKTSVPPFNVGELLPPQLNQFFRYNGSLTTPPCYQSVLWTVFNRRAQISMGQLEELQETLFSTEEEPSKLLVRNYRAPQPLNQRTVFASFIQVGSLYTTGEMLSLGVGILVGCLCLLLAVYFIARKIRKKRLGNRKTVVFTSARTTEA from the exons ATGAAGCTGCACACTCCAG TCCCTCTAGTCCCCAAACTCCCAGTACCTGCTTCTTCCGGGGATACCATGCTGTTCTTCAGTCTCCTGCTGGAGGTGATTTGGATCCTGGCTGCAGAAGGGG GTCGGCAGCACTGGACGTACGTGG GCCCACACGGTCAAGACCACTGGCCAGCCTCTCACCCGGAGTGTGGCAGCAATGCCCAATCCCCCATCGATATCCAGACAGACAGTGTGACCTTTGACCCCGAGTTGCCTGCTCTGCAGCTCCAAGGATACGACCAGCCTGGCACTGAGCCTTTGGACCTGCACAATAATGGCCATACAG TACAACTCTCTCTGCCCCCTACCATGTATCTGGAGGGACTTCCCCGAAAATATGTAGCTGCCCAGCTTCACCTACACTGGGGTGAGACAGGATCCCTGAGGGGATCAGAGCACCAGATCAACGGTGAAGCCACAGCGGCTGAG CTCCACATTGTACATTATGATTCTGACTCCTATGACAGCTTGGGCGAGGCTGCTCCAAAGCCGCAGGGCCTGGCTGTCTTGGGCATCCTCATTGAG GTGGGTGAGGCTAAGAATCCAGTTTATGAACATATTCTGAGTCACCTCCATGAAATCAGGCATAAAG ATCAGAAGACTTCAGTGCCTCCCTTCAATGTGGGAGAGCTGCTCCCCCCACAGCTGAACCAGTTCTTCCGCTACAATGGCTCGCTCACCACACCCCCCTGCTACCAGAGTGTGCTCTGGACAGTCTTCAATCGAAGGGCTCAGATTTCCATGGGACAG CTGGAAGAGCTTCAGGAAACGCTGTTTTCCACAGAAGAAGAGCCCTCTAAGCTACTGGTACGGAACTACCGAGCCCCCCAGCCTCTCAATCAGCGAACAGTCTTTGCTTCTTTCATCCAAG TGGGATCCTTGTATACTACAG GCGAAATGCTGAGTCTGGGAGTGGGAATCTTGGTTGGCTGTCTCTGCCTTCTGTTGGCTGTTTATTTCATCGCCAGGAAGATTCG GAAGAAGAGGCTAGGAAACCGGAAAACCGTGGTCTTCACCTCAGCACGAACCACAGAGGCATAG